One region of Salvelinus namaycush isolate Seneca chromosome 3, SaNama_1.0, whole genome shotgun sequence genomic DNA includes:
- the LOC120044681 gene encoding protein amnionless-like produces the protein MPKTPAVFLLLGLCLFGAADALYKQWIPDTNYENQTNWDKGSVPCGNDIVQFSAQRKVSVYVETVHSVQEMRLPVDGEFILPSGGGFTVSNGGDPGCGAGVTAQFKDAESLQWFDPALWQAAESLDDLKKGRFLFSVHEESVPCQYDNVLFRAGSSFRVDTTSNQPSVPVQSVSVLGKTFSSSSEFTHYLGSHSGRLQFHGTSSPSVGASGCSDASGCDCGNSANHNRICGTVTCAPMSCKKPLYPTGHCCEVCGAIVTIQYSSGFNIESYRNRLQHLFLGLPSYQSIQLGMSKVLKSQYFLGVIPRVAAAEIQIVLLDGESGAVAEALARDILKDVQAQGSNLGITGAEFQASSGATSGDGAGDNAGVVVGAVFGVLIVVAGLPLLAVLFRRGVIKMPTMPTISIPSLSSLRRSQEEIEDFTDHGFENPIFDKPTMMPEVPGIYGTEAANSISLTPSGVHFVNPAYDENETSIDFTA, from the coding sequence ATGCCAAAAACACCAGCCGTGTTTCTTCTCCTCGGTCTCTGTCTGTTCGGGGCAGCTGACGCCCTGTACAAGCAGTGGATACCCGACACTAACTATGAAAACCAGACCAACTGGGACAAAGGGTCCGTGCCCTGCGGTAACGACATAGTGCAGTTCTCGGCTCAGAGGAAAGTGTCCGTGTATGTGGAGACGGTCCACTCCGTCCAGGAGATGCGGCTACCGGTGGACGGAGAGTTCATCCTTCCCTCGGGGGGCGGCTTCACGGTCAGTAATGGAGGGGACCCCGGTTGCGGGGCGGGCGTCACCGCCCAGTTCAAAGATGCAGAGTCTCTGCAGTGGTTCGACCCGGCGCTGTGGCAGGCGGCAGAGTCTTTAGACGACCTGAAGAAAGGTCGCTTCCTGTTCTCGGTACACGAGGAGAGCGTACCCTGCCAGTATGACAACGTGTTGTTCCGCGCTGGCTCCTCGTTCCGCGTGGACACCACCTCCAACCAGCCCAGCGTCCCTGTCCAGAGTGTGTCCGTTCTGGGGAAGACGTTCAGCAGCAGCTCGGAGTTCACCCATTATCTGGGGTCACACTCTGGCCGGCTGCAGTTCCACGGAACCTCATCCCCCAGCGTCGGGGCTTCTGGCTGCAGTGATGCCTCTGGCTGCGACTGTGGGAACTCTGCGAATCACAACAGGATCTGTGGCACCGTGACATGCGCTCCTATGAGCTGTAAGAAGCCACTGTACCCCACAGGACACTGCTGCGAAGTGTGCGGCGCCATCGTCACCATCCAGTATTCCTCAGGCTTCAACATTGAGTCTTATCGGAATCGACTGCAGCACCTCTTCCTTGGTCTGCCCTCGTACCAGTCCATTCAGCTAGGCATGTCCAAGGTGCTCAAATCTCAGTATTTCCTCGGGGTGATCCCACGTGTGGCTGCAGCCGAGATCCAAATCGTGCTCCTGGATGGGGAGTCTGGTGCGGTGGCAGAGGCCCTGGCTCGGGACATATTGAAGGACGTCCAAGCCCAAGGCTCAAACCTGGGCATAACCGGGGCTGAGTTCCAGGCCTCTTCTGGGGCCACCAGTGGTGACGGGGCAGGGGACAACGCAGGAGTTGTGGTGGGAGCCGTGTTCGGGGTCCTGATAGTAGTCGCTGGTCTTCCCCTCCTGGCTGTCCTCTTCCGCAGAGGCGTCATAAAAATGCCAACCATGCCCACCATCTCCATCCCTTCTCTGAGCAGCTTAAGGAGAAGCCAGGAGGAGATAGAGGACTTCACGGACCACGGCTTTGAAAACCCCATCTTCGACAAGCCCACCATGATGCCCGAAGTACCAGGTATCTATGGGACTGAAGCCGCCAACTCTATCTCCCTGACGCCGTCAGGTGTGCATTTTGTTAATCCCGCGTATGATGAGAACGAGACCTCAATCGATTTCACTGCCTGA
- the LOC120041425 gene encoding tripartite motif-containing protein 16-like protein → METLIIKNEENTEESHPTTGRKDVTTSMINMWDLNLNQEQEDPTTTHNKPGENTQPQNQDQEDPIRTHDKPGENTQPQNQEQEDPIRMHDKPGENTQPQTISRGFTVTPEDVLCDSCIEIPCQAQKSCLTCLVSYCEAHLRPHLENQRFQNHRLVEPLQDIECRTCEEHRLPLELYCLTDGCGVCVCCECEGQGHLGHSTVPVEEARRQIQTELQKKQGEIMKTVSVAENAVGKLQSNTASIESSVAGVRVVMEQQFYLLQGAVEEARRRATEVLEGEQRQALSQAEGIQAHLEQKSQELKKTLARVERLFRNKRDVDFLQEYSEWKTGAVDVCLPGLYVGLTDRLASFSCLLTESTQELCDQLKATYRDKLKDICRTEKLGVTTMVHPKMSRSFSLPEPEMRDDFLTYASSLTFDPDTVHKFLRLTEDDRKVTNTTPWQHSYPDMPERFEYWRQVMTSESFYLGRHYFEAELSGEGVHVGLTYKSIDRKGVERGSCITGNDFSWSLGREGRSFSTWHADMEAVVEATSVFTRIGVYIDFDSGSLAFYGVTDVAMTLLYRYKAEFMEPLYPTVWLSKKDSVVLLVGPKDPPLMKSSTLPATPITPMATSAPVTPES, encoded by the exons ATGGAGACCCTCATCATCAAGAATGAAGAGAATACAGAAGAGAGTCATCCCACAACTGGAAGAAAAGATGTCACCACATCCATGATAAACATGTGGGATCTGAACCTAAACCAGGAACAAGAGGACCCAACAACAACGCACAATAAGCCAGGGGAGAACACCCAGCCTCAGAACCAGGACCAAGAGGATCCAATAAGAACGCATGATAAACCAGGGGAGAACACCCAGCCTCAGAACCAGGAACAAGAGGATCCAATAAGAATGCACGATAAGCCAGGGGAGAACACCCAGCCCCAGACAATCTCTAGGGGGTTTACTGTCACCCCAGAAGATGTGCTGTGTGACTCCTGCATCGAGATCCCGTGCCAGGCCCAGAAGTCCTGCCTCACCTGCCTGGTGTCGTACTGCGAGGCCCACCTCAGACCCCACCTGGAGAACCAGAGGTTCCAGAATCACCGACTGGTGGAGCCCTTACAGGACATCGAGTGTCGCACCTGTGAGGAGCACCGGCTGCCGCTTGAACTATACTGCCTGACGGACggctgcggtgtgtgtgtgtgctgcgagTGTGAGGGACAGGGGCATCTGGGGCACAGTACTGTACCTGTAGAGGAGGCTCGAAGACAGATCCAG ACAGAGCTGCAGAAGAAACAAGGGGAGATTATGAAGACCGTCTCAGTGGCAGAGAATGCCGTTGGCAAGCTACAGAGCAACACTGCATCCATAGAG AGCTCGGTGGCAGGGGTACGTGTTGTGATGGAGCAGCAGTTCTACCTGCTGCAAGGGGCCGTGGAAGAGGCCCGGAGGAGGGCCACGGAAGTTCTGGAGGGGGAGCAGAGGCAGGCGCTCAGCCAGGCCGAGGGCATCCAGGCCCACCTGGAGCAGAAGAGCCAAGAGCTGAAGAAGACCCTGGCCAGAGTGGAGAGACTCTTCAGGAACAAGAGGGACGTGGACTTCCTGCAG GAATACTCAGAGTGGAAGACGGGGGCGGtggatgtctgtctgcctgggctCTACGTCGGCCTCACAGATCGCCTGGCCTCCTTCAGCTGCCTGCTCACTGAGTCCACCCAGGAACTGTGTGACCAGCTCAAGGCTacctacagagacaaactgaaGGACATCTGCAGGACTG AGAAACTGGGCGTTACAACCATGGTCCATCCCAAGATGTCAAGGTCTTTTTCACTGCCTGAGCCTGAGATGCGAGACGACTTCCTCACGT ATGCCAGCAGTCTGACCTTTGACCCAGACACTGTCCACAAGTTCCTGAGACTAACCGAAGACGACAGGAAGGTGACCAACACCACGCCCTGGCAGCACAGCTACCCAGACATGCCCGAACGCTTCGAGTACTGGCGCCAGGTGATGACCTCAGAGAGCTTCTACCTGGGCCGACACTACTTTGAGGCAGAGCTGAGTGGGGAGGGCGTGCACGTGGGACTCACCTACAAGAGCATCGACCGGAAAGGCGTGGAGAGAGGCAGCTGCATCACAGGAAATGACTTCTCGTGGAGCCTCGGAAGGGAGGGGCGGAGCTTTTCCACTTGGCATGCTGATATGGAGGCGGTCGTGGAAGCCACAAGTGTGTTCACGAGGATCGGCGTCTACATCGACTTTGACTCGGGCTCATTAGCTTTCTATGGTGTGACTGACGTCGCTATGACACTCCTCTACAGGTACAAGGCTGAGTTCATGGAGCCCTTGTATCCTACTGTCTGGCTCTCAAAGAAGGACAGTGTGGTGTTATTGGTTGGTCCTAAGGACCCCCCACTAATGAAGAGCTCAACTCTGCCTGCCACCCCCATCACTCCCATGGCAACATCAGCTCCTGTCACTCCGGAATCATAA